The proteins below come from a single Zea mays cultivar B73 chromosome 8, Zm-B73-REFERENCE-NAM-5.0, whole genome shotgun sequence genomic window:
- the LOC109941563 gene encoding uncharacterized protein: MGAYTVPGFGMVTGFLEEQLYRWLRAAELTCDRAALLVVQDPKVVISVLMKLAGGCPSLADKLNVDAFLEQARSYDKAASNPVGWYIRNAQTRELSHPLPVMRAREIDE; encoded by the exons ATGGGAGCATACACTGTCCCTG GTTTCGGCATGGTTACTGGCTTTCTGGAAGAGCAGCTATATAGATGGCTACGAGCTGCAGAGCTGACTTGTGACAGGGCAGCTCTTCTTGTGGTGCAAGACCCGAAG GTAGTCATCTCTGTTCTGATGAAATTGGCTGGAGGATGCCCATCTCTTGCCGACAAGCTAAATGTGGATGCCTTCCTGGAGCAAGCTCGTTCGTACGACAAGGCTGCATCGAACCCAGTTGGGTGGTACATCCG GAACGCACAAACCAGAGAGCTTTCACACCCTTTGCCTGTGATGCGAGCCAGAGAGATTGATGAGTAG
- the LOC103636678 gene encoding glutathionyl-hydroquinone reductase YqjG has product MIARSALDEVTYTGDFDRSPSTFRSSVSRDGRFPTVAGRYHLYVSYACPWASRCLAFLKLKGLDHAIGVTVMKPIFERTKESDEHLGWVFPAVADEEPGAEPNPLNGAWSVRELYEIASSNYAGKPTIPVLWDKQLKTVVNNESSEIIRMLNAEFNGIARNPGLDEFLFLFLLELSAFGFVKFRYLEDATVAKREMNHQVIGGREISIVYARRIKKRHKKCA; this is encoded by the exons ATGATTGCGCGGTCGGCGCTGGACGAGGTCACCTACACGGGCGACTTCGAccggtcgccatccaccttcCGGAGCTCCGTTTCTAGGGACGGGCGGTTCCCCACCGTGGCAGGGCGGTACCACCTCTACGTCTCGTACGCGTGCCCCTGGGCATCCCGGTGCCTCGCCTTCCTCAAGCTCAAGGGCCTCGACCACGCCATCGGCGTCACG gtcatgaagcccatcttcgaGCGGACCAAGGAGAGCGACGAGCATCTGGGCTGGGTGTTCCCCGCCGTCGCCGACGAGGAGCCCGGCGCCGAGCCCAACCCTCTCAACGGCGCCTGGAGCGTGAGGGAGCTCTACGAGATTGCCAGCTCCAACTACGCCGGGAAGCCAACCATCCCC GTGCTGTGGGACAAGCAGCTGAAGACGGTGGTGAACAACGAGAGCTCCGAGATCATCCGGATGCTCAACGCCGAGTTCAACGGCATCGCCAGGAACCCCGGGCTGGACGAGTTCTTATTTCTGTTCCTATT GGAACTAAGTGCTTTTGGATTTGTCAAATTTCGCTACCTTGAGGATGCTACAGTTGCCAAGCGCGAGATGAATCATCAAGTCATTGGTGGTCGAGAAATTTCAATAGTTTATGCGAGGAGAATCAAAAAACGCCACAAGAAATGTGCATGA